In a single window of the Roseiconus lacunae genome:
- a CDS encoding serine/threonine-protein kinase, with the protein MIDRSTFDRLDEAIDEFEASWSCDAKASSIESLLERHGLASDQSAIAELIRIDIELRYESGQPLELTQYLDRFEILHDRPDCIAGIAFEDYRARSALGYAISHARWKDLPGVRRESWYQDLAKASRRRQTQERIAELRSDPSEDAGFQVELAAVGFQLVQPIGSGAFSHVFLANQLELADRFVVLKIVNETLAEPERMATLQHTNIVPIYSSHRVLSRTVICMPYAGSVTLADFLNGRPGVAERSGESLIGTVEARIEDTKVMVNDASTHEAILEAPSRIPAADDHAVLRPLERFKRLDCDALAVSIFSRLAAALSHAHVRGLLHNDLKPSNVLIRNDGEPALLDFNLAQSMGQPSPRRVGGTLPYMSPEMLRALLGAPEQTEPTSDLYSLGVMLFEFTTGRLPYPAAKSIAEIDLAPALAARQESPAWSPDDSVSPGLRAIINHCLQFEPEHRYQTADQLQADLLREQDHRSIIHADEPLRWKLKKWNRRHPRFVSASVVATLLLALLIPIATGLLHSTREVRRLDAQQRWTNFSQGSSDYLAAMMADPGRHEPRQVDRGFQLIEEFGVSDVDQAARMLDALSEDRASQAEEGLFIHVVHLGILEHARLWEQKETKSLDGDSVRRFKRLVELASFLDKEQDSKARMHLQAQFARLQGDAERHVALESDADSASMESDVETYLEAVRLLSVGDYRTSSELLESLADRGTVPSALRWTMLGRSQFQEDRFDQAKLSFTQSIERAPLSPALRVLRGRCHQKLGQRFAAEQDFRRATELSPKRAAPWYYLGYIQRSKGEYEASLQSFQKAAELAPDRIHLALQVGRAFQLLEQDADAERWMQKAFTMKCADSENYYHRALARLKRKQYDLATEDLSAATRLSPDSAHLLLELAWAQATHLHRYDEAIENYKMILEVRPYDENTLISLALAYLRQGKISLALGYTQEAMEEPNSPRTIYQAACVHAVVGRSSNRLRATTLLAESIRNGYHANAIDTDEDLDSIRDTDEFRAIKKFLDTSNQRKRRL; encoded by the coding sequence ATGATTGATCGAAGCACCTTCGACCGGCTCGATGAAGCAATCGACGAGTTCGAAGCGTCGTGGTCATGTGACGCGAAGGCTTCTTCTATCGAATCGCTTCTTGAGCGTCACGGTCTTGCCAGCGACCAGTCCGCGATCGCCGAATTAATCCGCATTGATATTGAGTTGCGATATGAAAGCGGCCAGCCTTTGGAGCTGACCCAGTATTTAGATCGCTTCGAAATTTTGCATGACCGACCGGATTGCATCGCCGGGATCGCATTTGAGGACTACCGCGCGCGATCGGCGCTTGGCTATGCGATCTCGCACGCGCGTTGGAAAGACCTTCCTGGGGTGCGTCGCGAGTCTTGGTATCAGGATCTTGCCAAGGCTTCTCGTCGTCGGCAGACGCAAGAGCGGATCGCAGAGTTGCGATCGGATCCTAGCGAGGACGCGGGATTTCAAGTCGAGCTCGCCGCGGTCGGATTTCAGCTCGTTCAGCCGATCGGTAGCGGTGCGTTCAGTCACGTTTTCTTGGCAAACCAGCTCGAGCTCGCCGATCGCTTCGTTGTTCTGAAAATTGTCAACGAAACGTTGGCCGAACCGGAGCGGATGGCAACGTTACAGCACACCAATATCGTTCCGATCTATTCGAGCCATCGGGTGCTTTCGCGAACCGTGATTTGCATGCCCTATGCCGGCAGCGTCACCTTGGCCGATTTTCTCAATGGCCGACCAGGGGTCGCCGAGCGAAGCGGAGAAAGCTTGATCGGAACGGTGGAGGCACGAATCGAAGACACGAAGGTGATGGTCAACGATGCTTCCACGCACGAGGCAATACTGGAGGCCCCGTCACGCATTCCCGCGGCCGACGACCACGCCGTATTGCGGCCTCTCGAACGATTCAAGCGACTCGATTGTGACGCGCTCGCCGTTTCGATTTTTTCACGACTGGCCGCCGCGCTGTCACACGCTCATGTTCGAGGTCTACTTCACAACGACCTCAAGCCCAGCAACGTACTGATTCGCAACGACGGTGAGCCGGCGCTGTTGGATTTCAACTTGGCCCAATCGATGGGGCAACCGAGTCCACGGCGGGTCGGTGGGACGTTGCCATACATGTCGCCTGAAATGCTGCGGGCATTGCTTGGCGCCCCGGAGCAAACGGAACCGACGTCAGATCTGTATTCACTCGGCGTGATGCTTTTCGAATTCACCACCGGGCGTCTTCCGTATCCGGCTGCCAAATCGATTGCCGAGATTGATCTCGCCCCGGCTCTTGCTGCGCGTCAGGAATCACCAGCTTGGTCACCCGATGACAGCGTCAGTCCCGGGTTAAGGGCGATCATTAATCATTGCCTTCAGTTTGAACCTGAGCATCGTTACCAAACGGCCGATCAGCTGCAGGCCGATCTGTTGCGAGAACAGGACCATCGATCGATCATTCATGCCGACGAACCACTTCGCTGGAAGTTAAAGAAGTGGAATCGGCGGCACCCTCGATTCGTATCGGCGAGTGTGGTTGCCACTCTCTTGTTGGCTCTGTTGATTCCGATCGCCACAGGATTGTTACACAGCACACGCGAAGTCCGACGGTTGGATGCCCAGCAGCGTTGGACCAATTTTTCGCAGGGGTCCAGTGACTACCTTGCCGCGATGATGGCGGACCCCGGTCGGCATGAGCCACGGCAAGTCGATCGCGGTTTCCAGTTGATCGAAGAATTTGGCGTTTCCGACGTCGATCAGGCCGCGCGAATGCTTGACGCCCTATCGGAAGACCGGGCATCGCAAGCGGAGGAGGGGCTGTTTATTCACGTCGTTCATCTGGGGATCCTGGAGCACGCTCGGCTCTGGGAGCAAAAGGAGACGAAGTCGCTTGACGGTGATTCTGTCCGTCGATTCAAACGCTTGGTGGAGCTCGCGAGTTTTCTTGATAAAGAGCAGGACTCCAAGGCGCGAATGCATCTGCAGGCGCAATTCGCTCGGTTGCAAGGCGACGCGGAGCGGCACGTCGCACTTGAGAGCGACGCCGATTCTGCATCGATGGAATCGGATGTCGAAACGTATCTGGAGGCAGTTCGATTGCTTTCGGTCGGTGATTATCGAACGTCGAGCGAATTGTTAGAGTCGCTCGCCGATCGGGGAACCGTGCCGTCGGCGTTACGTTGGACGATGCTGGGGCGATCGCAATTCCAAGAAGACCGTTTTGATCAAGCGAAGTTGTCGTTCACTCAGTCGATCGAACGGGCGCCGCTTTCACCGGCTCTGCGTGTCTTGCGTGGGCGTTGTCATCAAAAGCTGGGGCAACGGTTTGCCGCAGAACAGGACTTTCGCCGGGCGACCGAACTCTCTCCTAAGCGAGCGGCCCCCTGGTATTACCTCGGCTACATTCAACGTTCCAAAGGTGAATACGAAGCGTCTTTGCAAAGCTTCCAAAAGGCGGCCGAGCTTGCTCCCGATCGCATCCACCTGGCCTTGCAAGTCGGACGCGCATTTCAACTGCTCGAGCAAGACGCCGACGCCGAGCGTTGGATGCAAAAAGCGTTCACGATGAAGTGCGCCGATTCGGAGAATTATTATCATCGTGCTCTCGCACGACTTAAACGCAAGCAGTACGACTTGGCGACAGAAGATTTAAGCGCGGCGACTCGTTTAAGCCCCGACAGCGCCCACCTGCTGCTTGAGCTCGCTTGGGCTCAGGCCACACACCTTCATCGCTACGACGAAGCGATTGAGAACTACAAGATGATCTTGGAGGTTCGGCCTTACGATGAAAATACGTTAATCAGCTTGGCCCTCGCTTATTTAAGGCAGGGAAAAATCAGCTTGGCCCTTGGTTACACCCAAGAGGCGATGGAAGAACCGAATTCGCCAAGAACGATCTACCAGGCGGCCTGCGTTCATGCCGTTGTCGGACGTTCATCAAACCGGCTGCGCGCGACAACGCTACTGGCCGAATCAATCCGCAACGGTTACCACGCCAACGCGATTGATACCGACGAAGACCTTGATTCCATCCGTGACACCGATGAATTCCGGGCGATCAAGAAATTCCTCGATACATCCAATCAACGAAAGCGACGTCTTTAG